The nucleotide sequence CCCTGCCGGGTGGCGGGCAGCGCGGTGGCGCTCCTGTCATTGGCGCCTACCACCTGCGCTGCGCTGCGGTTCACGGCGGCCTGCAACTTCTGCACCAGCACCGGGCCGTCGCTGAGGCTCGACAGGCACCGCGCGGCGCCCGCCTGCTCGTTTCCCGGCCAGCCCGGCAGAGCGTCACAGGAACCGGCGTGCAGCTCCCGGACTTCGTCGGCCAGATGTTGCAGCGCCGTCTGGCTGCGTTGCTGCGCCGTCTGGACCGAGACTGCCGGCGGGTGCAGGGTCAGGGCCAGCGGGTAGAGGCACAGCAGCAGCGTGGGCACCGCGTACAGCGCCCGGACGGTGCCGCCGCCTCCCCAGGCCCACCGCCCACGCTCGTCGCCCGGCAGGGGCCACGGCCAGAAAGCGTGCAGCAGCGAGCCGATGGTCGTGCCCCAGAGCAGCGCCGTGAGCCACAGCACAGAAGTGCTGGGCGACCCGGCACGGACACTCAGCCACCACTGCACACCTTGCAGCAGGGCAAGCAGGGCGGTGAACGGCACCCCATACAGCGGGGCGGGGCGAGGACGGCGCATAGGCCGATGTTAGCGTAGACATCCTGTCAAGGAGCCAGCCGACCGTCCCCTTTCTGGAGAGCGCCTTCCCGCCCTCCACCTTTTGGCGGAGGCGCCCCATTGCCCCGGCGGTAGCCTGAGCCATGCAAAAAATCTGGCCCCTGCTGACGCTCCTGCTGTGCGCCTCCGCCTCGGCCGAACTCCGCGCCGATATCGCTAGGGACACCCCGCCCGGACAGGCCACCATGAAGGTTTACGACGGCGAAAAAGTGCTGTTTCAGGCGACGACGCCGGGGCTGAACGCGGTGACGGGCAGCAAGTTCAGCCCGGACGGGCGCTGGCTGCTGAACATTGCAGACGGGAGCGGCTACGTGCAGCTCTGGGACGTGAAGAAGGGAGAGCGGGTGAAGACGTTTCTGGCGCCTTTTGCCCGTATCGTGAATGCGGATTTTACGCCGGACAGTCAGCATGTCCTGCTCAACTTTCCCGGCGTACCCTATCAACCCTCCGAGAATCCTTATAACCAGGCATCGTTTTGGAACCTTGCCCCCCTCCAACGCGTGACAAACCTGAATATCTTCAGTGGTTCAGGGCAGTCACGTTACTTTCAGGGAGGCTATGACCGCTCGGTGTCGTTTAGCGCCGACGGCACCCGGATGGTCTTTGCCAGTTCCGGCGGATATGGCCGGTCAGGCGCCGCTTCCGTCTGGAACGCCAAAACCGGCACGCATCTCGCCACCATTTCCCGCTTGCCCTACCCGAAAGGCGCGGCGCAAACCGGCGGCGCCGGGACCGTGGACGCCCGCCTTTCCCCCGATGGCCGCCGCGTGCTGGTGCGCTATGTGGATGATCGCCTGGCCGAGTACGACGCGGGCACCGGCAACCTGTTGAAGCTGCGCGGCAAGTTCAGCGCTGCCGACGCTGGGGCAGAGCTGGAACGCTTCGCCCGCGAAGGCCGCTAATCAGTCTCTTCCTTTCGCCTTCACCCCTTTGGTGGCGGGCTGCTTACGGACCCACTTCACGAACTTCTGCACCTGTTCGTTCTGCTCCAGGGCTTCCAGCGTGTTCAACTCGGTCGCCAGTTCATTGATGGAAAAGGTGCTGTGCAGGTACTGCTGACAGGCGGGACACAGGCCCACGGTGGGCAACTCCTGCGGCTTCAGGCCCTTGCGCTTGCCCGCGATGATGGGGACGAGGTGGTGCTGCACGAGTTCGGGGACCTCGCGCCCGCACAGCGCACAGGTGAGCGGTTGGGCCTCGGTGGCGGGGGCTTCGGGCCAGGTGGAATGGGGGTTGCGGCGGGCCATAGAGGGAGCGTAGTGCATGGCGCAAAGGGAAAGGGACGCCTCCACTCCGGAAGGCGTCCCCCATTTGAACTCTGGATTTAAGCTTTGGCCTTAGTCTGCGGCCTGCTGCCCTTCAGCCGGATACACCTCGATGATGCCCGCTGCGCCCATGCCGCCGCCGATGCACATGGTAATCAGGGCCTTGCCGCCGCCGCGCCGCTGGAGTTCGTAGATGGCGGTGGTGGTCAGCTTGGCGCCCGAGCAGCCGAGGGGATGACCCAGGGCAATCGCGCCGCCGTTGACGTTCAGCTTGCTCTGGTCGATGCCGAGTTCGCGTACCACGGCGAGGCTCTGCGCGGCGAAGGCCTCGTTGAGTTCCACCAGGTCGATGTCGTCGAGCGTCAGGCCGGTCTGCTTGAGCACCTTGGGCACCGCCGCCACCGGGCCGATGCCCATCATTTCGGGGGCCACACCCGCCACCGCGAAGCCGAGGAACTTCGCCAGCGGCTTCACACCCAGTTCCTGCGCCTTCTCGCCGCTCATGATGACCACGGCGGCTGCACCGTCCGAGAAGGGGCTGGAGTTCGCCGCGCTGACGCTGCCGCCCTGTTTGAACGCGGGGCGCACCTTCGCCATGTCTTCCAGGTTGGCGTCACGGCGAATCAGTTCGTCCTTGTCAAACTGCACGGTTTCGGACTTGACCTTGGTGCCTTTCACCTTGTCCACGCGCACGGGCACGGGCACAATTTCGGCGTCGAACTTGCCTGCATCCTGCGCGGCGGCGGCCTTCTGATGGCTGGCGAGGGCAAACTTGTCTTGGTCTTCGCGGCTCACGCCGTACTTGGCGGCGACGTTTTCGGCGGTCATGCCCATGCCGATGTAAGCGCCGGGGCGCGAGTCCACCAGTTCGGGGTTGGGGCTGGGGTTGTGGCCGCTCATGGGCACGAAGCTCATGCTTTCCACGCCGCCCGCCAGCATCACGTCGGCCTGACCCGTCTGAATGGCGGCGGCGGCCATAGCGATGGTTTGCAACCCGCTGGAGCAGAAGCGGTTGACGGTCACACCGCCCACGCTGTCGGGCATTCCCGCACGCAGCGCGGCGAGGCGGGCCACGTTCAGGCCCTGCTCGGCCTCGGGGATGGCGCAACCGAGGTACACATCTTCCACGAGGTCGGCGCTCACGCCCGCGCGTTTCACGGCTTCGTTCATGACCAGCGCGGCGAGGTCGTCGGGGCGGGTGTTGGCGAGCGTGCCTTTCACGCCACGGCCAACGGGGGTACGAACAGCAGATACGATTACAGCGTCACGCATGAGGTTTTCTCCTTGAAGCGAGTCTTGACGGTTGGGAAATACAGGTGGGACGAATCCGATTTGAGCTTCATGCTCACGCCGACGCCTATTAGATTCATCCCATGCTTCTTGCCAAACCTTACGGAGTCTTTTTTCACGCCGCAAAGTTATGAGTTCCGAAATTAGAGAGGTAGCGGCCTCCTGAGCGAGTTGTGGAATTTCAGAAGGAATTGCTGTGGACTTTTCAAAGTAGTTCGGCCAGCTTAGACAGAATGGAGTATCGGGGTACATGTAGCGGTTTTGACAAACGACCTTAGAGAAGTCCTCAGATAGCTCGACGCTCAGATTCCATTCAATAGACCTTGTGTAATCGTCGTAATCGTCAAGTAATTGGACTATGGTCTCGCTCAGATAAATCTTTCCATCATGTGAGCCGTGGGACTGACGATGGTCATAACCAGCGTTTTCCAGTTCTGCACCCCATCTCTCTGAGCCGTACTCTTCGTAAACGTCCCAGAACTTTCTATGAAGGTCTATCGCAGCAATGGTGTCAGCAAGGATTTGAAAGTCCATTACCCTTCCCTCCCCAGCACCCGCGCCACGAACGCTTCCAACTGCCCGTCGTACTCTTTCGGGCTGATGTTCCAGGTGCGGATGTGCTTGGCGCCCTCCACGCGGTGGAACTCCACCAGGTCGGGGCGGGCGGCGGCGAGGGCCTGCGCCTGGGCAAGAGGAATGGTACGGTCGCGGGTGCCGTGCCACAGCAACAGAGGCACCTTGAAGCGCGGGGCGGCGGCAAGCTGGTCGACCTCGTCGAAGTCCTGTCCGCTGCGCCGGGTCACGATGCGCTGCGTGAAGCGCCCCACCCGCCGGGCGAGGAACCCCGGCAGCCCGAAGCGCTGCGCCTGCCAGCGAATCGTGTCCCGCCACTCCAGCGCGGGCGAGTCGAGCATCACCCCCGCGATGGGCAGCGGCGAAGGCTCGAAGCGGGGCCGCAGCACGCTCAGGACGATGTTCCCGCCCATGGAAAAGCCGTACAGGATGACCCGCCGGTAGCCGTTCTCCCGCGCCCAGAGTACGGCGGCGTTCACGTCCTCGGCCTCGGTGTCGCCCAGGGTCAGGTAGCCCTTGCCGACCTTCGGCGCTCCGTGCGCGTTGCGGAAGGTGACGAAGAGCGACCCGCAGCCGGTCCGAATCATGGCGGGCAGCATCCGCAGCGCCTGCGCCCGCTGCCCCCCGTGCCCGTGCACGACGATGATGAGCGCGTCACGTTCGGCCTGGTGCGGCGGCACATGCCACGCGGGCATCTCGCCCACCTCAGTCGGCACCAGCACGTCCTCGTACTCGGCGCCGAGTTGTGCGGGGGTGCCGTTGTAGAGGTAGGTGGACACCCACGCCAGCGCCCCGTGCGGCAGGGCGCCGCGCTCCTGCAAGATGGGCCGCTCCACCACCGTCCCCACCATCCGGTGCGGTCCCACCACCAGATGGCCTTTGTTGGGCAGCAGCGGCACGATGCCCAGCGGTCCCTTCGAGAGTGTTTCCGGCGAGGCGGGCAGGTACAGCTTGTTCCCGCGCCGCCCCACCGGAACGAAGTCGCCTTTGACCCAGCGCGTCTTGGACCGCAGCACGATTTCCGCACCCAGGAAGGCTCCGGCGATGACGAGCGAGACGTAGCCCAGAGCGGCGTACCCGAGGTGCCTGCGGCGGAGCCTTGTTAATGGTCGATGGTTGATGGTTGATGGGAAAAGGCGCTTCATGCTTCAGCCTTCAGGTTGCGGGCGAGAGCCGTGATTTTGGCAGAGATGGACTGCGCCTGTTCGTTGATGGTGTGGGTCTGTTCCGGTCGCAGATACTCGGGGCGCACGGCCAGCTGCACGGCACCGACGACTTCATACACCGAACCGCGTGCTTGCATCAGAGAATGGGCGAAATCTCTTTTCGTTCCGCGTCCACTTCCTTCGGCGATATTGAGCGTGACAGAGGTTGCAGCGCGTCTGAGTTGATTGGTCAAACCAAACCGCTCATCCGCAGGAAACGCAGCCGTCAGACGATAAACCAACGCTGCCAGTTCTACTGACTCGTGATAAATCTCCAACTTTTCAAAGCCGAAAAACCTTTGCTGCGTCATGCGTTCACCTCCATCAACCATCAACTATCGACCATCAACATCAGTTCCGCAGCGGCTTGCCCGTCTTCAGCATGTGCTCGATGCGCTGCTGCGTGCCTTTCTTGCCCAGCAGGGTCAGGAAGGCCTCGCGTTCGAGGTCGAGAAGGTGCTGCTCGCTGACCTTGGCGGTGCGGTTGTTGCCGGTGCCGCCCGAGAGGACGCGGGCGAGTTCGCCGCTGACCACCAGGTCGTAATCGGTGATGTAGCCGCCCTCGTGCATGCCGTAGAGCGCCGACTTGATGGCCCCGATGGCCGCGTCGCCCATCACGGGGATGTCCTGGCGCATGACGGGTTGCACGTAATCGGGGGCCAGGGCCAGGACGGCGCGTTTGGCTTTCTGGATGACGTGGTTCTTGTTCATGACGACCGTGTCGTGGTCTTGCAGGAATCCCAGCTTGCGGGCTTCGAGGGCGCTGGTGCTGACCTTGGCGGTACCGATGAGTTCAAAGGCACGCTGCACGGCGGGCAGCAGGCTCGCGCCGAGCTTCTGGCCGGGGTGCAGTTGGTCGGTAAAGCGCAGCAGCATTTCCTTGGTGCCGCCGCCGCCAGGAATCAGGCCCACGCCTACTTCCACCAGACCCATGTAGGTTTCGGCGCTCGCCACGATGCGGTCGGCGTGCAGGCTGAACTCGCAGCCGCCGCCCAGCGTCATACCGAACGGTGCGGCGACGGTGGGGTGGGGACTAAAGCGCATGGAGGTGCTGACCTGCTGGAACTGCTTGATCATGTCGTCCAGCTCGTCCCATTCTTCGGCCTGGGCTTGCGAGAGAATCAGCGGCAGGTTGGCCCCCGCGCTGAAGTGTTCGCCCTGGTTGCCCACGACCAGACCCGCGTAGCCCATGTCCTGCACCAGCTTGTGCGCGTCTTGCACGGCCTTCAGTTGGTCTTCGCCCAGCGCGTTCATCTTGGCGTGCCATTCGACCAGCAGCACGCCGTCGCCCAGGTCCACGATGCTCGCGCCAGGGCGCTTCTTGACAACCTTGCTGGCGTCTTTCTTCAGGTCGGCAATGATGAAGTAAGGCGCTTCGTACTTAGTCTTTTCGCCTGCGGGGGTGAAGGTTTCGTCGCCGTTGTAGAACTTATCCGCGCCCGTTTCCTTCATCTTGGCAAGCAGCGGGGGCAGGGTGCGGCCTTCGGCTTCCAGGTTCTTGATGACCTGCTGCACGCCGATGGTGTCCATCGTTTCGAACGGCCCTTGCTCCCAGCCGAAGCCCCATTTCAGCGCGTTGTCGATGTCCTGCAGGCGGTTGGAGACGTTGCCCGCCATCTTGGCGGCGTACCAGAACCCGTCGTTCATGGAGGCGCGCAGGAAGTCGCCTTCCTTACCCTCGGCGGTGTACAGGGCGTTCACGCGCTCGGCCAGGGGCTTGCCCTTGACCGCTTCCACGGCGGCGACCTTGACCTTGCCCTGGTCTTCGTACTCGCCCGTTTGCAGGTTCAGGTTGAGAATCTTGGTCTTGCCCTTCTCGTCCTTGGTCTTCTTGTAGAAGCCGCTGCCGGACTTGTCGCCCAGAATGCCCTTCGCCACGATGTTCTTGAAGTTCTCGGTGAGGGTAAAGTCCTCGTCGTCGGGGGTGGCGGCCCCCAGATCGGTGGCGACGTGGGAAATGATGTCCAGGCCCGACAGGTCGGCGGTGCGGAAGGTGGCCGAGGAAGCGCGGCCCAGCGCCGGGCCGGTCAGTTGATCCACCTCGGCGGGGGTCAGACCGAACTTCTCCATGTGCTGCATGGCGCGGACAATCCCGTACACGCCGATGCGGTTGGCGACGAAGCCGGGCACGTCGTTGGCGACGACCACGCCCTTACCCAGGGTGTTTTCCGCGAACTCGCTGAGGGTCTTGACCACTTCGGGGTCGGTCTTGTCGGTCGGGATGACTTCGAGCAGGTGCAGGTAACGCGGCGGGTTGAAGAAGTGCGCGCCCACGAAGCGGCGCTGGAAGTCCTCGGAGCGGCCCTCGATTTGCAGGTGCATGGGAATGCCCGACGAGTTCGACGAGATGATGGCCGTCTTCTTGGCGACGCCCTCGACTTTGGCCCACAGGTCGCGCTTGGCGTCCAGCTTCTCGATGATGGCTTCCAGGATCCAGTCGCAATCCCCCAGCTTCTTGAGGTCGTCTTCCAGGTTGCCGACTTCAATCAGCTTGGCGCGCTCGGCGTCCATGAAGGCGGCGGGGCGGGCCTTGAGCGCACGCTCTACGCCTGCTTTGGCGAGGAAGTTGCGGTCGGGCTTATCGGGCAAAACGATGTCCAGTAGCAGCACGGGAATCCCCGCGTTGGCGAGTTGCGCGGCGATGGCGGCACCCATCACACCCGCACCGATGACGGCGGCTTTCTTGATCTTCATGTGACCTCCGGTGAAAATAGTTTTGTACTCGGTTCAAGTTTAGCCCAGGGGGGGGATGGATGTCCATGCGGGCGCTGTCCCGGCCTGCGAAGGCTTTACCCTGCGACCATGCCCATCGTCTTTATTCACGGCGTGGCGGTCCGGCAGCAGGGCGACCCCGGCTGGGAGCAGGTCAATCAGGTGACAGGTGGCGTGCAGTGGCCCAAAGTCCGCCAGCGCCTGCGCGAGTTCGTGGCCCCTGCCGTGCGGCCCGGCGCCCCGGACGAGGTGGACATCCGCCAGCTCTACTGGGGCGACCTGGGGGTCTTTTACGCGGGTGAAGGCCGTTCACTGGGGTCGTGGTCGCCGACTTCCGCTGGCCCTGGTCCCACTGTCCCCGCGCCCGCCGACCTCACACCGGACGAACTGGGCGAGGCGCTGGAAGACGCCTTCGAGCGCCGCAGCCTGACCCGTGACTGGCCGACGCTTCTTGAAGCCGTCTGGAGCGTGGCCCGCGACGAGAACCTGCGCAGCATCCTCCTGATGCTTCCTGCCGGGCAGCAGTGGCCCTTTTTGCTCGCGGCGGTGGAGGCGAGACTGCCCGCCGTGCCGCTGCTGGCCCGTCTGGAAGAGCCGCGCCCACCCAGGCGGCTGGTGGTGCAGCGCCGCCGGGGACTGAGCCGCACCCTCAGCACCGTGCGCCGACCGCTGGAAGACTTCGTGCCGCTGTTTATCGGTGACGTGCTGGCGTATGTCGGCGGTCGGGGCACCCCCGCAAGTCCCGGTCCGGTCATGGCGCGGGTGCTGGCGGGCCTCAAGGCGGCGCAGGCCCAGGCGCGGCCCGGAGAACCGCTGGTCGTCCTGACCCACAGCATGGGCGGTCAGCTGCTGTACGACGCCCTGACCTCTTATCTTCCCGCCGACCCGGAAGCGGAAGGGTTGCGGGTGGACCTGTGGTGCGCGACCGGCTCGCAGGTGGGGCTGTTCCGTGAAATGGGGCAGTTCATCGAGCAGGGGCCGCTGCCCACCCCCGCGCTGCGCGACTCGCCCCACGCTGGGTACTTCTGGAACGTCTGGAGCTACAGCGACCTGCTCAGCTTCCGCTGCGAAGGGGTCATTCTGGGCGCCCACGACACGGCTTTTCCTTTTCTGGGCGACGTGCGCTCCGACCACTTCGCCTACCTCACCCACGACGACTTCTACCGCACTCTGGCCGTCAAGGTTCGCCTCCACGCACGCCCGCGCTCCTAACGCCGCTCCACCACCAGCGGCCCGCGCGGTCCCAGGGTGACGCCGGGATGCGGCTCGTCGTTTCCCCAGCGGGCACGCAGCGGCGGCGTCTCGGCCAGCACGTCCAGAATCAGGGTCTGCGCCAGATGCAGGCCCAGGCAGGTGCGTTCGCCCCCCCCGAAGGGCAGGTAGGCCCAGGCGGGTGGCGGCTTCTCCCAGCGCTCCGGGCGAAAGTCGAGGGGACGTGCCCACAGCGCCGGGTCACGTCCGGTCAGGTAGGGCGAATACAGCGCCAGGGTGCCGCGCGGCAACTCGGTGCCCCGCCACTCCACCGCTCGGCTCAGGCGTCGGCTGCCCATCCAGCCCGGCGGATAAAGCCGCAGCACTTCCTTGAGCACGGCGGGGTGGGTGTCAGCCGCCTGAAACTCGGGCCTGTTCGCCAGCGCCCAGAGCGCGTAGGCCAGCGCGTGCGTGGTGGTGTCGTGGGCCGCCGCGAGGCTGATGCGCGTCTCCGTCAGCCCGCCCGGTAAGGGGGCGAGGCTGGAGAGCAGGTCGTCCCCACCTTCGACCAGCCGCCGCTCGGCCAGCCGCCTGATTTCCTGCTCGACCCGCCGAAAAAGCAGGGGACGCGGCAAAGCCGGGACCGGAAAGGGCCGCCGCAGCGGGGCCAGAAAAGCCGCCAGCAACGTGTCGTCGAAGTCGCCGCTGAAGTACGCGGCGTTCAGTTGTCGCCGGACCGTCTCGTCGGCCCAGGGCAGCGCGTCGAAGGGCTGTCGCGGAACCGGAGTTCTGGCCTGGCGCATTCGCTCGCGCAGCCGCTCCACACTCACCCGGCCAAATCCAGGATTGAGCCTCTGCCGCCTCGCCGCGTGTTCTGGCGCGTCGGTCAGAATCACGCCGCCCGCCAGATAAGGCACCACCGCCGAGAAACTCCCTCGACTCACAAAGGTCGTCAGGTCCGTCAGCACCCGGCGGTTCCATGCGGGGCTGAACCCCACCACCGCAGGCCCCCCCAGACGCAGGCGAAACAGGTCGCCGCCCCCCAGCCGCGCCCGCTGCGCCCCCTGCTCGATCAGCGGCAAAGGCCCCAGCGCCCAGTCCTGAAGGTGCCCGCTGCCCGGTCTGGTGTGCGGTTCCGGCAAGGTTTTGAAAGAGGCAGTCAAAGTTTATCCAGCATAGGCACTTTGCCCAGCGTAGAGGGCAGTCCGGAAAAAGCCGTTGTGGTCGTGCTTTTCAGGTGCCACCCACACCATCAGAAAGAGCACAAGTGCAGGGGGTTGACAGATCTCCGGGGGGCGGGTACTATTTCTGAGCCTCGAACGAGGCGGGACGCATGAAAAGGAAAGAGCAAGTGCGAGAACAGGCTTGTCCGACAGGACAAGGCACGCGGAACTCTCCCCGAGTTCTCCAGATGTGCGAAACGATCTTCGGATCAACAAAAGCTCTTTTGAGAGCCGCTTCTACGGAAGCAAGCCAAGCGCAAGCTTGGGTCAACACTGTTCAATTCGGCCTTCGGGCTGTTTGAAACCATTTTATGGAGAGTTTGATCCTGGCTCAGGGTGAACGCTGGCGGCGTGCTTAAGACATGCAAGTCGAACGCGGTCTTCGGACCGAGTGGCGCACGGGTGAGTAACACGTAACTGACCTACCCAGAAGTCATGAATAACTGGCCGAAAGGTCAGCTAATACGTGATGTGGTGATTTGCCGTGGCAAATCACTAAAGATTTATCGCTTCTGGATGGGGTTGCGTTCCATCAGCTGGTTGGTGGGGTAAAGGCCTACCAAGGCGACGACGGATAGCCGGCCTGAGAGGGTGGCCGGCCACAGGGGCACTGAGACACGGGTCCCACTCCTACGGGAGGCAGCAGTTAGGAATCTTCCACAATGGGCGCAAGCCTGATGGAGCGACGCCGCGTGAGGGATGAAGGTTTTCGGATCGTAAACCTCTGAATCTGGGACGAAAGAGCCTTCGGGCAGATGACGGTACCAGAGTAATAGCACCGGCTAACTCCGTGCCAGCAGCCGCGGTAATACGGAGGGTGCAAGCGTTACCCGGAATCACTGGGCGTAAAGGGCGTGTAGGCGGATATTTAAGTCTGGTTTTAAAGACCGAGGCTCAACCTCGGGAGTGGACTGGATACTGGATGTCTTGACCTCTGGAGAGGTAACTGGAATTCCTGGTGTAGCGGTGGAATGCGTAGATACCAGGAGGAACACCAATGGCGAAGGCAAGTTACTGGACAGAAGGTGACGCTG is from Deinococcus wulumuqiensis R12 and encodes:
- a CDS encoding WD40 repeat domain-containing protein — protein: MQKIWPLLTLLLCASASAELRADIARDTPPGQATMKVYDGEKVLFQATTPGLNAVTGSKFSPDGRWLLNIADGSGYVQLWDVKKGERVKTFLAPFARIVNADFTPDSQHVLLNFPGVPYQPSENPYNQASFWNLAPLQRVTNLNIFSGSGQSRYFQGGYDRSVSFSADGTRMVFASSGGYGRSGAASVWNAKTGTHLATISRLPYPKGAAQTGGAGTVDARLSPDGRRVLVRYVDDRLAEYDAGTGNLLKLRGKFSAADAGAELERFAREGR
- a CDS encoding thiolase family protein: MRDAVIVSAVRTPVGRGVKGTLANTRPDDLAALVMNEAVKRAGVSADLVEDVYLGCAIPEAEQGLNVARLAALRAGMPDSVGGVTVNRFCSSGLQTIAMAAAAIQTGQADVMLAGGVESMSFVPMSGHNPSPNPELVDSRPGAYIGMGMTAENVAAKYGVSREDQDKFALASHQKAAAAQDAGKFDAEIVPVPVRVDKVKGTKVKSETVQFDKDELIRRDANLEDMAKVRPAFKQGGSVSAANSSPFSDGAAAVVIMSGEKAQELGVKPLAKFLGFAVAGVAPEMMGIGPVAAVPKVLKQTGLTLDDIDLVELNEAFAAQSLAVVRELGIDQSKLNVNGGAIALGHPLGCSGAKLTTTAIYELQRRGGGKALITMCIGGGMGAAGIIEVYPAEGQQAAD
- a CDS encoding alpha/beta hydrolase family protein, with translation MKRLFPSTINHRPLTRLRRRHLGYAALGYVSLVIAGAFLGAEIVLRSKTRWVKGDFVPVGRRGNKLYLPASPETLSKGPLGIVPLLPNKGHLVVGPHRMVGTVVERPILQERGALPHGALAWVSTYLYNGTPAQLGAEYEDVLVPTEVGEMPAWHVPPHQAERDALIIVVHGHGGQRAQALRMLPAMIRTGCGSLFVTFRNAHGAPKVGKGYLTLGDTEAEDVNAAVLWARENGYRRVILYGFSMGGNIVLSVLRPRFEPSPLPIAGVMLDSPALEWRDTIRWQAQRFGLPGFLARRVGRFTQRIVTRRSGQDFDEVDQLAAAPRFKVPLLLWHGTRDRTIPLAQAQALAAARPDLVEFHRVEGAKHIRTWNISPKEYDGQLEAFVARVLGREG
- a CDS encoding four helix bundle protein, with the protein product MTQQRFFGFEKLEIYHESVELAALVYRLTAAFPADERFGLTNQLRRAATSVTLNIAEGSGRGTKRDFAHSLMQARGSVYEVVGAVQLAVRPEYLRPEQTHTINEQAQSISAKITALARNLKAEA
- a CDS encoding 3-hydroxyacyl-CoA dehydrogenase/enoyl-CoA hydratase family protein, encoding MKIKKAAVIGAGVMGAAIAAQLANAGIPVLLLDIVLPDKPDRNFLAKAGVERALKARPAAFMDAERAKLIEVGNLEDDLKKLGDCDWILEAIIEKLDAKRDLWAKVEGVAKKTAIISSNSSGIPMHLQIEGRSEDFQRRFVGAHFFNPPRYLHLLEVIPTDKTDPEVVKTLSEFAENTLGKGVVVANDVPGFVANRIGVYGIVRAMQHMEKFGLTPAEVDQLTGPALGRASSATFRTADLSGLDIISHVATDLGAATPDDEDFTLTENFKNIVAKGILGDKSGSGFYKKTKDEKGKTKILNLNLQTGEYEDQGKVKVAAVEAVKGKPLAERVNALYTAEGKEGDFLRASMNDGFWYAAKMAGNVSNRLQDIDNALKWGFGWEQGPFETMDTIGVQQVIKNLEAEGRTLPPLLAKMKETGADKFYNGDETFTPAGEKTKYEAPYFIIADLKKDASKVVKKRPGASIVDLGDGVLLVEWHAKMNALGEDQLKAVQDAHKLVQDMGYAGLVVGNQGEHFSAGANLPLILSQAQAEEWDELDDMIKQFQQVSTSMRFSPHPTVAAPFGMTLGGGCEFSLHADRIVASAETYMGLVEVGVGLIPGGGGTKEMLLRFTDQLHPGQKLGASLLPAVQRAFELIGTAKVSTSALEARKLGFLQDHDTVVMNKNHVIQKAKRAVLALAPDYVQPVMRQDIPVMGDAAIGAIKSALYGMHEGGYITDYDLVVSGELARVLSGGTGNNRTAKVSEQHLLDLEREAFLTLLGKKGTQQRIEHMLKTGKPLRN
- a CDS encoding cytochrome P450 — encoded protein: MTASFKTLPEPHTRPGSGHLQDWALGPLPLIEQGAQRARLGGGDLFRLRLGGPAVVGFSPAWNRRVLTDLTTFVSRGSFSAVVPYLAGGVILTDAPEHAARRQRLNPGFGRVSVERLRERMRQARTPVPRQPFDALPWADETVRRQLNAAYFSGDFDDTLLAAFLAPLRRPFPVPALPRPLLFRRVEQEIRRLAERRLVEGGDDLLSSLAPLPGGLTETRISLAAAHDTTTHALAYALWALANRPEFQAADTHPAVLKEVLRLYPPGWMGSRRLSRAVEWRGTELPRGTLALYSPYLTGRDPALWARPLDFRPERWEKPPPAWAYLPFGGGERTCLGLHLAQTLILDVLAETPPLRARWGNDEPHPGVTLGPRGPLVVERR